A window of the Natronomonas salina genome harbors these coding sequences:
- the mfnA gene encoding tyrosine decarboxylase MfnA — protein sequence MQRAEPQDFSRVLSSMCTRPHPAARDAAERFLATNPGDPGTYETVAKLEREAIDLLGQVAGLEDAAGYVSSGGTEANIQAVRIARNRGDTRTPNFVAPASAHFSFRKAADILGVELRTAPLEDFRANLDGVAELIDEDTVLVVGVAGTTEYGRVDPIPALADMADDAGALCHVDAAWGGFVLPFTAHSWDFSDADIDTMTIDPHKMGQAAVPAGGLLARGPELLDELAIDTPYLESTSQVTLTGTRSGAGVASAVAAMEELWPEGYEAQYRTSQSNADWLAAEIEARGFDAVDPVLPIVAIDFPHDLIAELREQGWRLSRTENGEGRVVCMPHVTRPMLQEFLDDVDRLT from the coding sequence ATGCAGCGGGCCGAACCGCAGGATTTCAGTCGCGTCCTCTCGTCGATGTGCACCCGGCCGCACCCGGCGGCCCGCGACGCGGCGGAGCGCTTCCTCGCCACCAACCCCGGCGACCCGGGGACCTACGAGACGGTGGCGAAGCTCGAACGCGAGGCCATCGACCTGCTGGGGCAGGTTGCGGGCCTCGAGGACGCCGCGGGGTACGTCTCCTCCGGCGGGACGGAGGCGAACATCCAGGCGGTCCGCATCGCCCGCAACCGCGGGGACACCCGGACGCCGAACTTCGTCGCGCCCGCCTCCGCGCACTTCTCGTTCCGCAAGGCCGCGGACATCCTCGGCGTCGAACTCCGGACCGCGCCGCTGGAGGACTTCCGGGCCAACCTCGACGGCGTCGCCGAACTGATCGACGAGGACACCGTGCTCGTCGTCGGCGTCGCCGGCACCACGGAGTACGGCCGCGTCGACCCGATCCCGGCGCTCGCCGACATGGCCGACGACGCCGGCGCGCTCTGCCACGTCGACGCGGCCTGGGGCGGGTTCGTCCTCCCGTTCACGGCCCACTCGTGGGACTTCTCCGACGCGGATATCGACACGATGACCATCGACCCGCACAAGATGGGGCAGGCGGCCGTCCCCGCCGGCGGCCTGCTGGCCCGCGGCCCGGAGCTCCTCGACGAACTCGCCATCGACACGCCGTACCTCGAGTCGACGTCGCAGGTGACGCTGACCGGCACCCGAAGCGGCGCCGGCGTCGCCAGCGCCGTCGCCGCGATGGAGGAGCTGTGGCCCGAGGGCTACGAGGCCCAGTACCGCACCTCCCAGTCGAACGCCGACTGGCTCGCCGCCGAGATCGAGGCCCGCGGCTTCGACGCCGTCGACCCCGTCCTCCCCATCGTCGCCATCGACTTCCCGCACGACCTGATCGCCGAACTCCGCGAGCAGGGCTGGCGGCTCTCCCGCACCGAGAACGGCGAGGGACGGGTGGTGTGCATGCCGCACGTCACCCGGCCCATGCTCCAGGAGTTCCTCGACGACGTCGACCGCCTGACCTGA
- a CDS encoding DUF7537 family lipoprotein, producing the protein MRRALAIVGLCLLLTLSGCSFLPGGSGDESTAPGVEDGELADSATLLDAHESALTESGYGYDVSINLSSAREGQSFDISERQRMAVAPGAEQYVHQVIYGGQTRVVAWGNDSVEYRRVEQGGSTEYSRSDSPSPTALTGANLLESHLTAPYEVVDTEETDGRTLVTLESTGDPADDRAIPGNVSSVERYDARLVVDGEGRIHRLNASGEYAAGGETGSFEFTYELTSAEDPGVERPAWVDRLDE; encoded by the coding sequence ATGCGACGTGCGCTTGCGATCGTCGGCCTCTGTCTGCTGTTGACCCTCTCGGGCTGCTCGTTCCTCCCGGGCGGGTCGGGCGACGAGTCGACCGCACCCGGCGTCGAGGACGGCGAACTGGCGGACTCCGCCACGCTGCTGGACGCCCACGAGTCGGCGCTCACGGAGAGCGGCTACGGCTACGACGTCTCGATCAACCTCTCGAGCGCCCGCGAGGGGCAGTCCTTCGACATCTCCGAGCGCCAGCGGATGGCGGTCGCGCCGGGCGCGGAGCAGTACGTCCACCAGGTGATCTACGGCGGCCAGACGCGCGTCGTCGCCTGGGGCAACGACAGCGTCGAGTACCGCCGCGTCGAGCAGGGCGGCAGCACCGAGTACAGCCGCTCGGATTCACCGTCGCCCACGGCGCTGACCGGCGCGAACCTGCTGGAGTCGCACCTGACCGCCCCCTACGAGGTCGTCGACACGGAGGAGACCGACGGGCGGACGCTCGTGACCCTGGAGTCGACCGGCGACCCCGCCGACGACCGGGCCATCCCGGGGAACGTCTCCTCCGTCGAGCGCTACGACGCCCGGTTGGTCGTCGACGGCGAGGGCCGCATCCACCGGCTGAACGCCTCGGGGGAGTACGCCGCCGGCGGCGAGACCGGCTCCTTCGAGTTCACCTACGAGCTCACGTCGGCCGAGGACCCCGGCGTCGAGCGACCCGCCTGGGTCGACCGGCTGGACGAATAG
- the ppsA gene encoding phosphoenolpyruvate synthase — protein MAVLWLDEIGSDDLGAVGGKGASLGEMTEAGLPVPPGFVVTAQTYREFIEDTGIDEELFEAVDVDSDDSAALAEAEATAKELILETEMPEHIRDGILAAYDDLDDGEAFVAVRSSATAEDLPDASFAGQQETFLNITREDLVERVKHCWASLFTQRAIYYRNEQGFDHDVVDIAVVVQRMVAAEKSGVMFTSHPSTGEPKIIIEAAWGLGEAVVSGSVSPDNYVVDRENGDILDVTVADKKIEMVKDEETGKTVEREVEEERRDAQVLDEAEIEALIDIGKRAEDHYDEPQDVEWAIYEGEVYMLQSRPITTIDEDGAEQAAADGNGDGEVLVKGLGASPGIASGPVRIVRKLDQLDKVSEGDIIVTEMTTPDMVPAMKRASGIITDEGGMTSHAAIVARELGAPAVVGAGNASELLEDGQVVTLDGDKGSVTEGSADPDEETDAVDDVRPQNPVKPMTATEVKVNVSIPEAAERAAATGADGVGLLRMEHMILSTNKTPERYIEDHGEEAYVEEIVEGVRGVADEFYPRPVRVRTLDAPTDEFRQLEGGENEPNEHNPMLGYRGIRRSIDRPDVFAHELEAFSQLFEMGYDNVEIMFPLVNDAEDVVRARNLMEDAGIDPERRTWGVMIETPASALGIEEMADQGIDFASFGTNDLTQYTLAVDRNNENVADRFDELHPAVLKLIETTIETCREEGVDTSICGQAGSKPQMVQFLVNEGISSISANIDAVRDVQHEVKRVEQKLLLDSVR, from the coding sequence ATGGCTGTACTCTGGCTGGACGAGATCGGGTCCGACGACCTCGGGGCGGTCGGCGGCAAGGGCGCCTCCCTCGGCGAGATGACCGAGGCGGGACTGCCCGTCCCTCCCGGTTTCGTAGTCACCGCGCAGACCTACCGCGAGTTCATCGAGGACACCGGCATCGACGAGGAGCTGTTCGAAGCCGTCGACGTCGACTCCGACGACTCCGCGGCGCTGGCCGAGGCCGAGGCCACCGCCAAGGAGCTCATCCTCGAGACCGAGATGCCCGAGCACATCAGGGACGGCATCCTCGCGGCCTACGACGACCTCGACGACGGCGAGGCCTTCGTGGCCGTGCGGTCGTCGGCGACCGCCGAGGACCTCCCCGACGCCTCCTTCGCCGGGCAGCAGGAGACGTTCCTCAACATCACGCGCGAGGACCTCGTCGAGCGCGTCAAGCACTGCTGGGCGTCGCTGTTCACCCAGCGGGCGATCTACTACCGCAACGAGCAGGGCTTCGACCACGACGTCGTCGACATCGCGGTCGTCGTCCAGCGGATGGTCGCCGCCGAGAAGTCCGGCGTCATGTTCACCTCCCACCCCTCGACGGGCGAGCCCAAGATCATCATCGAGGCCGCCTGGGGGCTCGGCGAGGCCGTCGTCAGCGGCTCAGTCTCCCCGGACAACTACGTCGTCGACCGCGAGAACGGCGATATCCTCGACGTGACGGTCGCCGACAAGAAGATCGAGATGGTCAAGGACGAGGAGACCGGCAAGACCGTCGAGCGCGAGGTCGAAGAGGAGCGCCGCGACGCGCAGGTCCTCGACGAGGCGGAGATCGAGGCGCTCATCGACATCGGAAAACGCGCCGAGGATCACTACGACGAGCCGCAGGACGTCGAGTGGGCGATCTACGAGGGCGAGGTCTACATGCTGCAGTCCCGCCCCATCACGACCATCGACGAGGACGGCGCCGAACAGGCCGCCGCCGACGGCAACGGCGACGGCGAGGTCCTCGTGAAGGGCCTCGGCGCCTCGCCGGGGATCGCCTCCGGGCCGGTCCGCATCGTCCGCAAGCTCGACCAGCTCGACAAGGTCAGCGAGGGCGACATCATCGTCACCGAGATGACGACGCCTGACATGGTGCCGGCGATGAAGCGCGCCAGCGGCATCATCACCGACGAGGGCGGCATGACCAGCCACGCCGCCATCGTCGCCCGCGAGCTCGGCGCCCCGGCCGTCGTCGGCGCCGGCAACGCCTCGGAGCTGCTCGAGGACGGCCAGGTCGTCACCCTCGACGGCGACAAGGGCTCGGTGACCGAGGGCTCCGCGGACCCCGACGAGGAGACCGACGCGGTCGACGACGTCCGCCCGCAGAACCCCGTCAAGCCGATGACCGCCACGGAGGTCAAGGTCAACGTCTCCATCCCGGAGGCCGCCGAGCGCGCCGCCGCGACCGGCGCCGACGGCGTCGGCCTGCTCCGCATGGAGCACATGATCCTCTCGACGAACAAGACGCCCGAGCGCTACATCGAGGACCACGGCGAGGAGGCCTACGTCGAGGAGATCGTCGAGGGCGTCCGCGGCGTCGCCGACGAGTTCTACCCCCGGCCGGTCCGCGTCCGGACGCTCGACGCCCCGACCGACGAGTTCCGGCAGCTCGAGGGCGGCGAGAACGAGCCGAACGAGCACAACCCGATGCTCGGCTACCGCGGCATCCGTCGCAGCATCGACCGGCCGGACGTCTTCGCCCACGAGCTGGAGGCGTTCAGCCAGCTGTTCGAGATGGGCTACGACAACGTCGAGATCATGTTCCCGCTGGTCAACGACGCCGAGGACGTCGTCCGCGCGCGGAACCTGATGGAGGACGCCGGCATCGACCCCGAGCGCCGGACGTGGGGCGTGATGATCGAGACGCCCGCCTCGGCGCTCGGCATCGAGGAGATGGCCGACCAGGGCATCGACTTCGCCTCCTTCGGCACGAACGACCTCACGCAGTACACCCTCGCGGTCGACCGGAACAACGAGAACGTCGCCGACCGCTTCGACGAGCTCCACCCCGCGGTGCTGAAGCTCATCGAGACGACCATCGAGACCTGCCGCGAGGAGGGCGTCGACACCAGCATCTGCGGGCAGGCCGGCTCGAAGCCCCAGATGGTCCAGTTCCTCGTCAACGAGGGCATCTCCTCGATCTCGGCGAACATCGACGCCGTCCGCGACGTCCAGCACGAGGTCAAGCGCGTCGAGCAGAAGCTCCTGCTCGACTCGGTCCGCTAG
- a CDS encoding PhzF family phenazine biosynthesis protein: METRRALLVDAFTSEPLTGNPAGLVPDADGLADDQMQAIARELNASETAFLRESDDADRRIRYFTPTQEVELCGHATVASHAWLAEEGAIDDGTHTLETNVGVLDVEVDDGTVWMTQDDATVEEVDLDYERVAAALGADHATLEDVGADMPLATASTGLGFLVVPVNFLEAISGLDPDLGAIAELTEELGVTGVYAFSFDALEGDSTLHGRMFAPAAGVDEDPVTGTASGAVGAYLREVRAFDGELPEEMVFEQGHFVDRPGRVLVRAQSEPVSVGGRAVTALDGSVVIPEPDDDEIIEA; this comes from the coding sequence ATGGAGACGCGACGCGCGCTGCTGGTCGACGCGTTCACGAGCGAGCCGCTCACCGGGAACCCCGCCGGCCTCGTCCCCGACGCGGACGGCCTGGCCGACGACCAGATGCAGGCGATCGCCAGGGAGCTGAACGCCTCGGAGACGGCGTTCCTCCGCGAGAGCGACGACGCCGACCGCCGGATCCGCTACTTCACGCCGACACAGGAGGTGGAGCTCTGCGGGCACGCGACCGTGGCGAGTCACGCCTGGCTGGCAGAGGAGGGCGCCATCGACGACGGGACGCACACCCTCGAGACGAACGTGGGCGTGCTGGACGTCGAGGTCGACGACGGGACGGTCTGGATGACCCAGGACGACGCGACGGTCGAGGAGGTGGACCTCGACTACGAGCGGGTGGCAGCGGCGCTGGGCGCCGACCACGCGACGCTGGAGGACGTCGGCGCCGACATGCCGCTGGCGACGGCGTCGACCGGCCTCGGGTTCCTCGTGGTGCCGGTCAACTTCCTCGAGGCCATCTCGGGGCTGGACCCGGACCTGGGGGCCATCGCCGAACTGACCGAGGAGCTCGGCGTGACCGGCGTCTACGCGTTCTCCTTCGACGCGCTGGAGGGCGATTCGACGCTGCACGGGCGGATGTTCGCGCCCGCCGCGGGCGTCGACGAGGACCCCGTGACGGGGACGGCCTCGGGTGCGGTCGGGGCGTACCTGCGGGAGGTCCGGGCCTTCGACGGCGAACTGCCGGAGGAGATGGTCTTCGAGCAGGGGCACTTCGTTGACCGACCGGGACGAGTGCTGGTGCGGGCGCAGTCCGAACCGGTGTCGGTCGGCGGCCGGGCGGTGACGGCGCTCGACGGGTCGGTAGTGATCCCCGAACCCGACGACGACGAGATAATCGAGGCGTAA
- a CDS encoding nucleoside deaminase has translation MADFDSFDHEAHVAEAIDLAYEAIERGDRPFGSVLVRDDEVIMRESNRVVTEKDVRRHPELHLAYRAIRELSPAARSETVMYTSTEPCPMCSGGMRYAGFGRVVYSVGADEVVEFAGGEPATRAAEILDCEVVGPVANDAGRAVHETFW, from the coding sequence ATGGCCGACTTCGATTCGTTCGACCACGAGGCCCACGTCGCCGAAGCCATCGACCTGGCGTACGAGGCGATCGAGCGCGGCGACCGGCCGTTCGGGTCGGTGCTGGTCCGCGACGACGAGGTGATCATGCGGGAGTCCAACCGCGTGGTGACGGAGAAGGACGTTCGCCGGCACCCTGAATTGCACCTCGCCTACCGGGCCATCCGGGAGCTGTCCCCGGCGGCCCGGTCCGAGACGGTCATGTACACCAGCACCGAGCCGTGTCCGATGTGCAGCGGCGGGATGCGATACGCCGGGTTCGGCCGGGTCGTCTACAGCGTCGGCGCCGACGAGGTCGTCGAGTTCGCCGGCGGCGAGCCGGCGACCCGGGCCGCCGAGATCCTCGACTGCGAGGTCGTCGGGCCCGTCGCCAACGACGCCGGCCGCGCCGTCCACGAGACGTTCTGGTAG
- a CDS encoding phosphoribosyltransferase, translated as MSDLPDEFKCTITNWEYIYGLCRGVSDQVKAADFEPDVVVALARGGWFAGRCICDFLGLDDLTSLKMEHYVGTGEKADEPQIRYPMPEGSVEGKDVLVIDDIADTGGSIRRAHEYVTDRDCGAVRTATLQLLQTSEFEPEFVGERLEEWTWVVYPWNFIEDMIDLVGGVMEKADQDAFTRADVRHYLSSYHRIERIEMEIAQPDRLDEVLSEMERRGVAERAGDDAWRLA; from the coding sequence ATGTCCGACCTCCCCGACGAGTTCAAGTGCACCATCACGAACTGGGAGTACATCTACGGGCTCTGCCGCGGGGTCTCCGACCAGGTGAAGGCCGCCGACTTCGAGCCCGACGTCGTGGTGGCGCTGGCCCGCGGCGGCTGGTTCGCCGGCCGCTGCATCTGCGACTTCCTGGGGCTCGACGACCTGACGAGCCTGAAGATGGAGCACTACGTCGGCACCGGCGAGAAGGCCGACGAGCCGCAGATCCGCTACCCGATGCCGGAGGGCAGCGTCGAGGGCAAGGACGTCCTCGTCATCGACGACATCGCCGACACCGGCGGCTCCATCCGGCGGGCCCACGAGTACGTCACCGACCGGGACTGCGGGGCGGTCCGGACGGCGACGCTGCAGCTGCTGCAGACCAGCGAGTTCGAACCGGAGTTCGTCGGCGAGCGCCTCGAGGAGTGGACCTGGGTCGTCTACCCCTGGAACTTCATCGAGGACATGATCGACCTCGTCGGCGGCGTGATGGAGAAGGCCGACCAGGACGCCTTCACGCGCGCGGACGTCCGCCACTACCTCTCCTCGTACCACCGGATCGAGCGCATCGAGATGGAGATCGCCCAGCCGGACCGCCTGGACGAGGTGCTCTCGGAGATGGAGCGCCGCGGCGTCGCCGAACGGGCGGGCGACGACGCCTGGCGGCTCGCCTGA
- a CDS encoding AEC family transporter produces the protein MDLLGIFASAILPVVAIAAVGFVLGRLKDVDPQPLNTVTVYVLAPALVFHSLAVSDLSGGAVARLVVGVVVFTGLMALVGEGVGRVAGGPDPLVGALVLVAAFGNAGNLGIPVSDFAFGEVGRQTAVLWMSVQSVLLYTLGVYVSSRAGGSGGLAGVEKVFRIPLVYAVAGALLVRALGVVPPVDSAGMEALGLVGDSAIPVMLLILGLQLARTNYGPALSQAGTATALRLGVSPFVGLAVALALGFDDPTVARVFVVECAMPAAVTPVILTVEFAADSRAGGVSVPEYVSTCVLVTTLLSVPLLTGLIALLQSGLLL, from the coding sequence GTGGACCTCCTCGGCATCTTCGCGTCGGCCATCCTCCCGGTCGTCGCCATCGCGGCGGTGGGGTTCGTCCTCGGGCGGCTGAAGGACGTCGACCCCCAGCCACTGAACACCGTCACCGTCTACGTGCTGGCGCCGGCGCTCGTCTTCCACAGCCTCGCGGTCAGCGACCTCTCCGGCGGCGCGGTCGCCCGCCTCGTCGTCGGCGTCGTCGTCTTCACCGGCCTCATGGCGCTCGTCGGCGAGGGCGTCGGACGGGTCGCCGGCGGCCCCGACCCGCTGGTGGGCGCGCTCGTTTTGGTCGCCGCCTTCGGCAACGCCGGCAACCTCGGCATCCCCGTCTCGGACTTCGCCTTCGGCGAGGTGGGCCGGCAGACCGCCGTCCTCTGGATGTCGGTGCAGTCCGTGCTGCTGTACACCCTGGGCGTCTACGTCTCCTCGCGGGCCGGCGGTTCGGGCGGACTGGCGGGCGTCGAGAAGGTGTTCCGCATCCCGCTGGTCTACGCCGTCGCGGGGGCGCTGCTCGTCCGCGCGCTCGGCGTCGTCCCGCCGGTCGACAGCGCCGGAATGGAGGCGCTGGGCCTGGTCGGCGACTCGGCCATCCCGGTGATGCTGCTCATCCTCGGGCTCCAGCTGGCCCGGACGAACTACGGGCCCGCGCTCTCGCAGGCCGGCACCGCGACCGCCCTCAGGCTCGGTGTCTCGCCGTTCGTCGGCCTGGCGGTCGCCCTGGCGCTGGGGTTCGACGATCCCACCGTCGCCCGAGTGTTCGTCGTCGAGTGCGCGATGCCCGCGGCGGTGACACCGGTCATCCTCACGGTGGAGTTCGCCGCCGACAGCCGCGCCGGCGGCGTCAGCGTCCCCGAGTACGTCAGCACCTGCGTCCTCGTGACGACGCTGCTGAGCGTGCCGCTGCTGACGGGACTCATCGCGCTGCTGCAGTCAGGGCTCCTGCTGTAG
- a CDS encoding DUF7125 family protein yields the protein MLPTGLTELDRKLRGGVPPGSLVALTAPPDTQSELLPEQVARANDSTYVTTLRDEATVAERLPDATVLRATSEALLSDPASYLDVPQGGCLVVDAVTRLERETETYREFLEAASRQAREADGVVLLHAHETAPEPPERWLTLARADVTWRLSLVVNPLAVETRLAVTKNRHGSALTEPLKLRLTDHVAIDSSRDI from the coding sequence ATGCTCCCGACCGGGCTGACAGAGCTCGACCGCAAGCTCCGCGGGGGCGTCCCGCCTGGCTCGCTCGTCGCCCTCACGGCACCGCCGGACACCCAGTCGGAGCTCCTCCCCGAGCAGGTCGCGCGCGCGAACGACTCGACGTACGTGACGACGCTCCGCGACGAGGCGACGGTCGCCGAGCGGCTCCCCGATGCGACGGTGCTGCGGGCGACGTCCGAGGCCCTGCTGTCCGACCCGGCGAGCTACCTCGACGTCCCCCAGGGCGGCTGCCTCGTCGTCGACGCGGTGACGCGGCTCGAACGGGAGACCGAGACGTACCGGGAGTTCCTCGAGGCTGCCTCGCGCCAGGCTCGAGAGGCCGACGGCGTGGTGCTGCTGCACGCCCACGAGACGGCGCCCGAACCGCCGGAGCGGTGGCTCACGCTCGCCCGCGCCGACGTCACCTGGCGGCTGTCGCTCGTGGTCAACCCCCTGGCGGTGGAGACGCGGCTCGCGGTGACGAAGAACCGCCACGGGTCGGCGCTGACAGAGCCGCTGAAGCTCCGCCTCACCGACCACGTCGCCATCGACAGCAGCCGCGACATCTGA
- the mtnP gene encoding S-methyl-5'-thioadenosine phosphorylase: MLGIIGGSGIYEALGFENAHEERVQTPFGDPSAPLEVGELAGTEVAFLPRHGRDHQYDPTNVPYRANLHALKQVGVEHVVATNAVGSLREDLPPRTLVVPDQLFDRTRDRPRSYFGDGLVVHVSMADPYCPHLSERLLDCTGATDADVVDGGTYVCIEGPQFSTTAESEFYRDRGFDVIGMTTVPEAQLAREAELCYTALTGVTDYDVWHDEEEVSLETVLGHAAANEDSMSSILDSFLRSFDGYDCECHDALEDAINTPPEAIDRETREKVSLLLGDY; the protein is encoded by the coding sequence ATGCTCGGCATCATCGGCGGCAGCGGGATCTACGAGGCGCTCGGCTTCGAGAACGCCCACGAGGAGCGCGTCCAGACGCCCTTCGGCGACCCCAGCGCGCCGCTGGAGGTCGGCGAACTCGCGGGCACCGAGGTGGCGTTCCTCCCGCGGCACGGCCGCGACCACCAGTACGATCCCACCAACGTCCCCTACCGGGCGAACCTCCACGCGCTCAAGCAGGTCGGCGTCGAGCACGTCGTCGCGACGAACGCCGTCGGCAGCCTCCGGGAGGACCTCCCGCCGCGGACGCTCGTCGTCCCCGACCAGCTGTTCGACCGCACCCGCGACCGGCCGCGGTCGTACTTCGGCGACGGCCTCGTCGTCCACGTCTCGATGGCCGACCCCTACTGCCCGCACCTCTCGGAGCGGCTGCTCGACTGCACCGGGGCGACCGACGCCGATGTCGTCGACGGCGGCACCTACGTCTGCATCGAGGGCCCGCAGTTCTCGACGACGGCCGAGAGCGAGTTCTACCGCGACCGGGGCTTCGACGTGATCGGCATGACCACCGTCCCGGAGGCCCAACTCGCCAGGGAGGCAGAACTGTGCTACACCGCGCTGACCGGCGTCACCGACTACGACGTCTGGCACGACGAGGAGGAGGTCTCACTGGAGACGGTGCTCGGCCACGCCGCCGCCAACGAGGACTCGATGTCGTCGATCCTCGATTCGTTCCTCCGCTCATTCGACGGGTACGACTGCGAGTGCCACGACGCGCTCGAGGACGCGATCAACACGCCGCCGGAGGCCATCGACCGCGAGACCCGCGAGAAGGTGTCGCTGTTGCTCGGCGACTACTGA
- a CDS encoding segregation/condensation protein A: MTSEDDRRESSEKTSGERSEPRDSEDRPGGDPRETRTGSEATREPSGDDRRESPKESSGERSEPRDSEDDGSEDADDIPLNIASHDAEKERRQREAADDGMDALTGSTESEAGGEEQEEVDDEASDQDDVLSEFDISEPRSDDDEVEPVELLVQLAEDGEIDPWDIDVVTVTDKFLARLDGSDLRTGGRALFYASVLLRMKSDVMWVDEDEQDEEEWADEPWEMPEGERPEGGGPAVDPFQKLEREMDRRIERKTARGMPETLDELVRDLRERERDTWWKESRTYDTSESPSGFSRGTQTLDYHGHDDFRMDDEPTADDVTGTAHDEHMEDIINDVYVELQSHYDQGRDEVLFAEIREAGGSVVNSFLGVLFLAHRGQVRLQQDDLFGDLWIQDPAAMPAEEAAAADV, from the coding sequence ATGACTAGCGAGGACGACCGCAGGGAGTCCTCGGAGAAAACGAGCGGTGAACGAAGTGAGCCGCGAGATAGCGAGGATCGACCGGGGGGAGATCCTCGGGAAACGCGAACGGGGAGCGAAGCGACCCGTGAGCCAAGCGGGGACGACCGCAGGGAGTCCCCGAAGGAATCGAGCGGCGAACGGAGTGAACCGCGAGATAGCGAGGACGACGGTTCCGAGGACGCAGACGACATCCCGCTGAACATCGCCAGCCACGACGCGGAGAAGGAACGCCGGCAGCGGGAGGCGGCGGACGACGGGATGGACGCGCTGACCGGGTCGACCGAATCAGAGGCAGGCGGCGAAGAGCAAGAGGAAGTCGATGACGAGGCGTCCGACCAGGACGACGTCCTCTCGGAGTTCGACATCTCCGAGCCCCGGTCGGACGACGACGAGGTCGAGCCCGTCGAACTGCTGGTCCAGCTTGCGGAGGACGGCGAGATCGACCCGTGGGACATCGACGTGGTGACGGTCACCGACAAGTTCCTCGCGCGGCTCGACGGCTCGGACCTCCGGACCGGCGGACGGGCGCTGTTCTACGCGTCGGTGCTGCTGCGCATGAAGAGCGACGTCATGTGGGTCGACGAGGACGAGCAGGACGAGGAGGAGTGGGCCGACGAGCCCTGGGAGATGCCGGAGGGCGAGCGGCCGGAGGGGGGCGGACCGGCGGTCGACCCGTTCCAGAAGCTCGAGCGGGAGATGGACCGCCGCATCGAGCGGAAGACCGCCCGCGGGATGCCGGAGACGCTGGACGAACTCGTCCGGGACCTCCGCGAGCGGGAGCGGGACACCTGGTGGAAGGAGTCCCGGACCTACGACACCTCGGAGTCGCCGTCGGGGTTCTCCCGGGGGACACAGACCCTGGACTACCACGGCCACGACGACTTCCGGATGGACGACGAGCCGACGGCCGACGACGTCACGGGGACGGCCCACGACGAGCACATGGAGGACATCATCAACGACGTCTACGTCGAGCTCCAGTCCCACTACGACCAGGGCCGCGACGAGGTGCTGTTCGCCGAGATTCGGGAGGCCGGCGGCTCCGTCGTGAACTCCTTCCTCGGGGTGCTGTTCCTCGCCCACCGCGGGCAGGTGCGCCTCCAGCAGGACGACCTCTTCGGCGACCTCTGGATCCAGGACCCGGCGGCGATGCCGGCCGAAGAGGCAGCCGCGGCCGACGTCTGA